One Xenopus tropicalis strain Nigerian chromosome 8, UCB_Xtro_10.0, whole genome shotgun sequence genomic window carries:
- the ajm1 gene encoding apical junction component 1 homolog, translated as MTRTDPPDLLVCTGYRDIKVTLRADSPVPRASAQCDSFMSSHTETHQQQFNKRHCRSFDFLEALGEPLSMERPQRGSQRRADTPEPTSQPVARKASLKSDPRYISQGVDTSKEAAKEPRRRPRSKSAPRAKTAFTPIPIQMSSSQSPPPAARRGREVLRASREPQKPVASPKREVSYAPAKVLMNEVHPIKLQPQRNSASRISPLCVSTNCMEEGPGPKPISSPHVRCRVDIKPDDAVLQHAAHSSKSSQNWGEAPYCTRQPGTPRNLAVPTARFISVSRTPTPSDSYSGEHRIAHFPCNSGGEMYSTEFRGVPYQSVASPRDFTLYPGRDCSQYGSTPIPPSYFYAEDDGAYAQNIPLKNRGCLTYPAAPTHNYYPEDPPTGPRTYYIEEPRPYPIQEAPVRTFYGEDARYYPPRTMSGKSLYGEEPRLYPLQTSAAKHYFAEDIAKYSEREALSRTYPYPRTSQPLQFSEWYFPDQGPVPYPTIPISPFPSQPTGREAMLSSWHASYSMNQQRLGTDTRSYSRSWDNILNPGGSKEDPLTRGRSYENLLCRERRALSPDDRRQPVVVNLSCSPKRYAALSLSENSIVEKVHTEGGRYTMGRSWFVTPEITITDNDLRANGMGRAERRSASWDVMDSGVAPPVYQAHPSYPTKEKMPSRSARHRSLEQLDELIADLVIDYKPPSSRRPSEADALADQLRKLIKEDMIGVPRKTEHYGPMAQLMQSRPLKEQPTPTFPESLRGGPRRGPFPEVPASSPHKPLEDCSPDLSADEDDLLTCSNAKCRRTETMFNACLYFKSCHSCYTYYCSRNCRREDWDTHKESCIYGRMGSVCRHVLKFCRENTEVHKAFSRIAKVGYLSRGRGVLFLGFPNPGSADNFLQLGLEGLLMSPTYLSLRELESYSDNLGEHAKELQVAGNQYDPEECFLLNVTVAVGQGGSDRLSARAHHIPTVRKYAKIALASSSPERKITKKEKDMETLILTPPPGTANLDNEGEEGRKAREVCFIHIQRELRMRGVFLRHEYPKIYQQLCEFVESNKRFTPTTIYPIDRRTGKQFMCMIMAASEPRTLDWVASPNLLDDIM; from the coding sequence ATGACACGGACCGACCCGCCGGACCTACTAGTGTGTACGGGATATCGAGATATCAAGGTGACCCTGAGAGCCGATTCTCCCGTCCCCAGAGCCAGCGCACAATGTGACAGCTTCATGTCCAGCCACACGGAGACCCACCAGCAACAGTTCAACAAGAGGCACTGCCGCAGCTTCGACTTCCTGGAGGCCTTGGGCGAACCCCTGAGCATGGAGCGCCCCCAGCGGGGCAGCCAGAGGCGGGCAGACACCCCGGAACCCACCTCTCAGCCCGTGGCCAGGAAGGCCTCCCTGAAGTCCGACCCCAGATACATCTCTCAGGGGGTAGACACCTCGAAGGAGGCAGCCAAAGAGCCAAGGAGGAGGCCGCGGTCCAAAAGTGCCCCCAGGGCCAAAACTGCTTTCACCCCCATCCCCATACAAATGTCATCTTCTCAGTCACCTCCTCCGGCCGCCAGAAGGGGCAGAGAGGTGCTCCGGGCCTCCAGGGAACCCCAGAAACCTGTAGCCTCCCCCAAAAGGGAGGTCAGTTACGCTCCGGCCAAGGTGCTTATGAATGAAGTGCACCCCATAAAGCTGCAGCCGCAGCGCAACAGCGCCAGTCGcatttctcccctgtgtgtcaGCACCAACTGCATGGAGGAAGGCCCGGGGCCCAAGCCCATCTCCAGCCCCCATGTGCGGTGCCGAGTAGACATCAAGCCTGACGATGCGGTACTGCAACATGCTGCACATAGCTCCAAGTCCAGTCAGAACTGGGGGGAGGCGCCATATTGCACCAGGCAACcaggcacccccaggaacttggCGGTACCCACTGCCAGGTTTATATCTGTGTCCCGGACCCCCACGCCCAGTGACTCCTATAGTGGGGAGCACAGGATCGCACACTTCCCCTGCAATTCAGGGGGCGAGATGTACAGCACAGAGTTTCGGGGTGTCCCATACCAAAGCGTTGCTTCCCCAAGGGATTTCACACTGTACCCCGGCAGAGACTGCAGCcagtatggcagcacccccatccCACCCTCGTACTTCTACGCAGAGGATGACGGTGCTTACGCTCAAAATATCCCCCTCAAAAACAGGGGCTGCCTTACCTACCCTGCGGCCCCTACTCACAACTACTACCCGGAGGATCCCCCTACTGGGCCTCGGACTTACTATATAGAGGAGCCCAGGCCGTACCCTATTCAGGAGGCCCCAGTAAGGACGTTCTATGGCGAGGATGCCCGTTATTACCCTCCTCGTACAATGTCGGGCAAATCTCTGTACGGAGAGGAGCCCAGGTTGTACCCGCTTCAGACTTCAGCTGCCAAACACTACTTTGCTGAGGATATTGCAAAGTATTCGGAAAGGGAGGCCCTCTCCAGAACCTACCCCTACCCAAGGACCTCTCAGCCCCTCCAATTCAGTGAATGGTATTTTCCAGACCAGGGCCCAGTTCCATACCCAACCATACCCATATCGCCATTTCCCTCACAGCCAACTGGCAGGGAGGCCATGCTCTCCTCTTGGCATGCCTCCTACAGCATGAACCAGCAGAGACTGGGCACCGACACCAGGAGCTACTCCAGGTCTTGGGACAATATTTTGAACCCTGGTGGGAGCAAAGAAGACCCACTGACCCGGGGCCGCAGCTATGAGAACCTGCTGTGCCGGGAGCGACGTGCCTTATCGCCCGATGACAGACGCCAACCTGTGGTCGTTAATCTTTCTTGCTCCCCCAAACGCTACGCTGCCCTATCCCTTTCGGAGAACTCCATAGTGGAGAAGGTTCACACGGAAGGTGGAAGGTACACAATGGGGCGCTCTTGGTTCGTTACCCCTGAGATCACCATTACAGATAATGACTTAAGGGCAAATGGGATGGGAAGGGCGGAGAGGAGGTCGGCCAGCTGGGATGTGATGGACTCAGGGGTGGCACCGCCGGTGTACCAAGCCCACCCTTCCTATCCTACCAAAGAGAAGATGCCAAGCAGATCGGCCCGGCACCGCAGCTTGGAGCAACTGGACGAGCTGATCGCAGACCTGGTTATAGACTACAAGCCGCCGTCGAGTCGCCGCCCCAGTGAAGCAGATGCTCTCGCAGACCAGTTGAGAAAGTTAATCAAGGAGGACATGATAGGGGTCCCGAGGAAAACGGAACACTACGGGCCGATGGCACAGCTCATGCAGAGTAGGCCCCTGAAGGAACAGCCGACACCGACATTTCCAGAATCCCTCCGAGGGGGGCCGAGGAGAGGGCCCTTCCCAGAGGTGCCCGCCAGCAGCCCCCACAAGCCCCTGGAAGACTGCTCGCCCGATCTCAGCGCCGACGAGGATGATCTGTTAACTTGCTCCAATGCCAAGTGCCGCCGCACAGAGACCATGTTCAACGCCTGCCTCTACTTCAAGTCCTGCCATAGCTGCTACACCTACTACTGCTCCCGCAACTGTCGCCGCGAGGACTGGGACACCCACAAAGAGAGCTGCATCTACGGCCGGATGGGCAGCGTCTGTCGCCACGTGCTGAAGTTCTGCCGGGAGAATACGGAGGTGCACAAAGCCTTCTCTCGCATTGCCAAGGTGGGGTACCTCTCACGGGGCAGAGGGGTGCTCTTCCTCGGCTTCCCCAACCCTGGTTCTGCTGATAACTTTCTCCAGCTGGGTTTGGAAGGCCTGCTGATGTCGCCCACCTACTTGTCGCTGAGGGAGCTGGAGAGCTACTCGGACAACCTGGGCGAGCATGCCAAGGAGCTGCAGGTAGCTGGCAACCAATATGACCCGGAGGAATGTTTCTTGTTGAATGTAACTGTGGCGGTGGGACAGGGGGGCTCCGACCGGCTCTCAGCCCGGGCCCACCATATCCCCACTGTGCGCAAATACGCCAAAATAGCCTTAGCCTCTTCCAGCCCGGAGAGGAAGATCACTAAAAAGGAAAAGGACATGGAGACTCTGATCTTaaccccaccccctggcactgccaaccTGGATAATGAGGGAGAGGAAGGCAGGAAAGCCAGGGAGGTCTGCTTCATCCATATCCAAAGGGAGCTCCGAATGAGAGGGGTCTTCCTCCGCCATGAGTACCCCAAAATCTACCAGCAGCTGTGTGAGTTTGTGGAGAGCAACAAGAGGTTCACCCCCACCACCATTTATCCCATCGACAGGAGGACTGGCAAACAGTTCATGTGCATGATCATGGCAGCTTCCGAGCCAAGGACCCTGGACTGGGTGGCCAGCCCAAACCTTCTGGATGATATCATGTGA